Proteins from one Stenotrophomonas aracearum genomic window:
- a CDS encoding sodium:solute symporter family transporter produces the protein MAPIDFVVLAAYLIGTLLIGLRYAGRNRRSRDMFAAGGRSPWWVSGLSGFMTLKSAGTFVVWGGLAYREGVVAIAINTCIGIAGLLVGSLVAGRWRRTGVTTPAEFVQLRFGPQAVQLYTWAMMGMRIVSTGVALYALSVMLVALVPLEPGHLLRDDATGHLSLAMAIGVFGAVVVAYTVTGGLWAVLMTDVLQFIVLQLAVLFVIPLLWWQLHSGAPLAPVPETFFQPFSSQYTLWFMAGWVAVHFFLVGAEWAFAQRYICVPTERDARWSAWLFGALYLISPTLWLTPPLLYRMLQPDADPEQAYILASQLVLPAGMLGLMMAAMFSATASAISGQINVFAGVLTEQFYRRLRPDASERRLVAAGRLFALLVGTALIAVAWCVPRMGGAETIVLTLTGMLLGPLMAPTIWGLLSGRIGTRTVFATAGISFSIGALVRLGMDLGWFADSAPARWIQANPRLTDVLVGAVLPVLILSISHVIAKGPAPQWQRVRARIDAYAPTPMTTVDANDHAPARTVAISLTVTGVLTLALIAFNDTGRTALLVFGAILLLIAAVAWRRVVRQLRAQHPG, from the coding sequence ATGGCACCGATCGATTTCGTGGTGCTGGCTGCCTACCTGATCGGCACGCTGCTGATCGGCCTGCGCTACGCCGGACGCAACCGGCGCTCGCGCGACATGTTCGCCGCCGGCGGGCGGTCGCCGTGGTGGGTGTCCGGGTTGAGCGGGTTCATGACCCTCAAGTCGGCCGGCACCTTCGTGGTCTGGGGCGGGCTGGCCTACCGCGAAGGCGTGGTCGCCATTGCGATCAACACCTGCATCGGCATTGCCGGCCTGCTGGTTGGCAGCCTCGTCGCCGGACGCTGGCGACGTACGGGCGTAACCACGCCGGCCGAGTTCGTGCAGCTTCGCTTCGGGCCGCAGGCGGTGCAGCTGTACACCTGGGCGATGATGGGCATGCGCATCGTATCCACCGGGGTGGCGCTCTACGCGTTGTCGGTGATGCTGGTGGCGCTGGTGCCGCTGGAACCGGGCCACCTGCTGCGCGACGACGCCACCGGGCATCTTTCACTGGCGATGGCGATCGGCGTGTTCGGCGCGGTGGTGGTGGCCTACACGGTCACCGGCGGGCTGTGGGCGGTGCTGATGACCGACGTGCTGCAGTTCATCGTGCTGCAACTGGCGGTGCTGTTCGTGATTCCGCTGCTGTGGTGGCAGCTGCACAGCGGCGCGCCGCTGGCACCGGTACCGGAGACCTTCTTCCAGCCGTTCTCCAGCCAGTACACGCTGTGGTTCATGGCCGGCTGGGTGGCGGTGCATTTCTTCCTGGTCGGCGCGGAGTGGGCGTTCGCACAGCGCTACATCTGCGTGCCGACCGAGCGCGACGCGCGCTGGAGCGCGTGGTTGTTCGGCGCGCTGTACCTGATCAGCCCCACCCTGTGGCTGACTCCGCCGCTGCTGTACCGCATGCTGCAACCAGACGCGGACCCGGAACAGGCGTACATCCTGGCCAGCCAGCTGGTGCTGCCAGCCGGCATGCTGGGCCTGATGATGGCGGCGATGTTCTCGGCCACGGCGAGTGCGATCAGCGGGCAGATCAACGTGTTCGCCGGCGTGCTCACCGAACAGTTCTACCGGCGCTTGCGCCCGGATGCGAGCGAGCGCCGCCTGGTGGCTGCCGGGCGCCTGTTCGCCCTGCTGGTCGGCACGGCGTTGATCGCGGTGGCCTGGTGCGTGCCGCGCATGGGCGGTGCGGAGACGATCGTACTGACCCTGACCGGCATGCTGCTCGGGCCGTTGATGGCGCCGACGATCTGGGGCCTGCTCAGTGGCCGGATCGGAACGCGCACGGTGTTTGCTACCGCCGGGATCAGCTTCAGCATCGGCGCGCTGGTGCGGCTGGGCATGGACCTGGGCTGGTTCGCCGACAGCGCGCCCGCGCGATGGATACAGGCCAATCCTCGACTCACCGACGTGCTGGTTGGCGCGGTGTTGCCGGTGTTGATCCTCTCGATATCGCACGTCATCGCGAAAGGTCCCGCACCGCAATGGCAGCGCGTGCGCGCGCGCATCGACGCCTACGCGCCGACGCCGATGACGACCGTCGACGCGAACGATCACGCACCGGCGCGCACCGTTGCGATCTCCCTCACCGTGACAGGCGTGCTGACACTGGCACTGATCGCGTTCAACGACACCGGGCGCACCGCGCTGCTGGTGTTCGGGGCGATCCTGCTCCTGATCGCCGCCGTCGCCTGGCGGCGGGTGGTGCGCCAGCTGCGTGCGCAGCACCCGGGCTGA
- a CDS encoding MarC family protein — MWNEFSHAFLVIFTSLLPVINPPGAALMVLGLLPDATQKQRAQVARAVAFNSLVMLAVSISIGAWVLSFFGISIPVLRLAGGLVIAATGWRLLNAPAQPERVSLTGAAQAEARQDLDLDATVESQTFYPFTLPLTVGPGAIAVATAVGTTSPEQGPEVVHVVAAASALVALCALIYLCMRYAGRLQALLGRTGMQVMLRLLAFVILCIGVQIGWLGVSELLGLPAPH; from the coding sequence ATGTGGAATGAATTCAGCCATGCGTTCCTGGTGATCTTCACCAGCCTGCTGCCGGTGATCAACCCACCCGGCGCGGCGCTGATGGTGCTGGGCCTGCTGCCCGATGCCACGCAGAAGCAACGTGCCCAGGTGGCGCGCGCGGTCGCGTTCAACAGCCTGGTGATGTTGGCGGTGTCGATCAGCATCGGGGCCTGGGTGCTGTCCTTCTTCGGGATCTCGATCCCGGTGCTGCGCCTGGCCGGCGGCCTGGTGATTGCAGCCACGGGATGGCGGCTGCTCAATGCGCCCGCGCAACCGGAGCGGGTCTCGCTGACCGGTGCAGCCCAGGCCGAGGCACGCCAGGACCTGGATCTGGACGCCACGGTCGAATCGCAGACCTTCTATCCGTTCACCCTGCCGCTCACGGTAGGTCCCGGCGCGATTGCGGTGGCAACCGCCGTGGGCACCACCTCGCCCGAACAGGGCCCGGAAGTGGTGCATGTGGTGGCGGCCGCCAGCGCGCTGGTGGCGCTGTGCGCGCTTATCTACCTGTGCATGCGCTACGCCGGCCGGCTGCAGGCCCTGCTCGGCCGCACCGGCATGCAGGTGATGCTGCGCCTGCTGGCCTTCGTGATCCTATGCATCGGCGTGCAGATCGGCTGGCTCGGCGTTTCTGAACTGCTCGGGCTGCCGGCGCCGCACTGA
- a CDS encoding FAD-dependent monooxygenase, whose amino-acid sequence MPPLPTVLVSGAGVAGLATAWWLRHYGFPVTVVEKAPLLRDGGHAVDIRGVALEVVKAMGLHDTLQAQRTRLRGLSMLDRQGEPVSVDDSRTFSGGKLDSADIELFRDILCRVLADAVGASADICFDEHITALTPGANGVTVSFARQLSRTYDVVIGADGVYSPVRRHAVQPGDDCLRPLGGALAFYSAPNLLALDGREGMYRDAELGVVVYPDASGRELRVGAGFGAEVDSALRHDVAAQKALTRAQLRGLGGHWQPLVDAVDSTDAFYFGELVQVKLPRWSNGRVALVGDAAHCASPFSGQGTSLALVGAFVLARELANTPATPEAAFARYEARMRGFVDLNQALVDMTRQGPVPDAQMAAAANGIDLPDLRAA is encoded by the coding sequence ATGCCCCCGCTTCCTACCGTTCTCGTTTCCGGCGCCGGTGTCGCCGGCCTTGCCACCGCCTGGTGGCTGCGCCACTACGGCTTCCCTGTCACCGTGGTGGAAAAGGCACCACTGCTCCGCGATGGCGGACACGCGGTGGATATCCGCGGCGTGGCGCTGGAGGTGGTCAAGGCCATGGGCCTGCACGACACGTTGCAGGCGCAGCGTACCCGCCTGCGCGGCCTGAGCATGCTGGACCGCCAGGGCGAACCGGTCAGCGTGGATGACAGCCGCACCTTCAGCGGTGGCAAGCTCGACAGCGCCGATATCGAACTCTTCCGCGACATCCTGTGCCGGGTGCTGGCCGACGCCGTCGGTGCCAGCGCAGATATCTGCTTCGACGAGCACATCACCGCGCTGACGCCCGGCGCGAATGGCGTGACCGTGAGTTTCGCGCGCCAGCTCTCGCGCACCTACGACGTGGTGATCGGCGCGGACGGCGTTTACTCGCCGGTGCGCCGTCATGCCGTGCAGCCGGGCGACGACTGCCTGCGGCCACTCGGCGGCGCGCTGGCGTTCTACAGCGCGCCCAACCTGCTGGCGCTGGACGGCCGCGAAGGCATGTACCGCGACGCCGAACTGGGCGTGGTGGTCTACCCCGATGCCAGTGGCCGCGAGCTGCGGGTGGGCGCCGGGTTCGGTGCCGAGGTGGACAGCGCGCTGCGCCACGACGTGGCCGCCCAGAAGGCGCTCACCCGCGCCCAACTGCGCGGGCTGGGTGGGCACTGGCAACCGCTGGTGGACGCGGTGGACAGCACCGACGCCTTCTACTTCGGCGAACTGGTGCAGGTGAAACTGCCGCGCTGGTCGAACGGGCGGGTCGCGCTGGTCGGTGACGCGGCGCATTGCGCCTCGCCGTTCTCCGGCCAGGGCACCAGCCTGGCGCTGGTCGGCGCGTTCGTGCTGGCCCGCGAACTGGCCAACACACCGGCCACGCCGGAAGCCGCGTTCGCCCGGTACGAAGCGCGCATGCGCGGTTTCGTCGACCTCAACCAGGCGTTGGTGGACATGACCCGCCAGGGCCCGGTGCCGGACGCGCAGATGGCGGCCGCCGCCAACGGCATCGACCTGCCCGACCTGCGCGCCGCATGA
- a CDS encoding alpha/beta fold hydrolase has product MPLMTTSRGSAHWTETASPADAPPVVLIHGLGGDATFWVAEQHALADRFRVLAVDLRGSGKTPGGNLPFSIEDLAQDVLAIMDAAGIDAAHVVGFSMGGTVAQALALAAPQRVRSLVLAATFAHTGTQAELFLKAIGAVYASGATPKQIFELVLPWLFSDRFLSSPAAAPYLDYPENADDEQDRDDWLRLLQAMLAFDGRPALSRLRMPTLVIGGDEDRLAPLEGVHALVAGLPQATLCMLPGGHLMNVESPQRFVDALATHFVAHASTAEFRPAMPA; this is encoded by the coding sequence ATGCCCCTGATGACGACGTCACGCGGTTCTGCCCATTGGACCGAAACCGCTTCCCCCGCCGATGCACCGCCGGTGGTGCTGATCCATGGACTGGGCGGCGACGCCACGTTCTGGGTGGCCGAACAACACGCGCTCGCCGACCGCTTCCGGGTGCTCGCGGTGGACCTGCGCGGCTCCGGAAAAACGCCCGGTGGCAACCTGCCCTTCTCGATTGAAGACCTCGCACAGGATGTCCTGGCGATCATGGACGCCGCCGGCATCGATGCCGCCCACGTGGTGGGCTTCTCGATGGGCGGAACGGTGGCGCAGGCGCTGGCACTGGCCGCGCCGCAGCGGGTGCGCAGCCTGGTGCTGGCCGCTACCTTCGCGCACACCGGCACCCAGGCCGAGCTGTTCCTGAAGGCGATCGGCGCGGTCTACGCCAGTGGCGCCACGCCGAAGCAGATCTTCGAGCTGGTGCTGCCGTGGTTGTTCTCGGACCGCTTCCTGTCCAGCCCGGCGGCCGCCCCGTACCTGGATTACCCGGAGAACGCCGACGACGAACAGGACCGCGACGACTGGCTGCGCCTGCTGCAGGCGATGCTGGCCTTCGACGGTCGCCCTGCCCTGTCGCGGCTGCGCATGCCGACCCTGGTGATCGGCGGCGATGAAGACCGGCTGGCCCCGCTGGAAGGCGTGCATGCACTGGTCGCGGGCCTGCCGCAGGCCACGCTGTGCATGCTGCCCGGTGGGCACCTGATGAACGTGGAGTCACCGCAGCGGTTCGTGGACGCGCTGGCCACGCACTTCGTGGCCCACGCCTCCACGGCGGAGTTCAGACCAGCGATGCCAGCTTGA
- a CDS encoding GH92 family glycosyl hydrolase: MHRTMLAAASLVLTAAPCALQAADLAAEVNPFIGTTNAGNVYPGPSVPFGMVAFSPEMTPLPGKRFAFAAPGGYEWRGNGVRGFSLTHVSGTGCTGASGDIPIMPVTSKVELSPSSADAALRYASVLDHKRESASPGAYTLTLDNGVVVNLGATARTAVGQFQFPADKPANLLFRTSDSEVGSTDSSIVIDPATRTVRGSVTAGNFCGYLAEDRRESYYTLHFVAEFDQPFEVGGTWRDDTVQPGAREGGGGTTYGTQGHPPVGKGAGGWIQFDPKRSPTVTARIGISYVDEAGARANLRRESPAGTTVAATQAATRAEWNKTLGQVRVEGGTPDERTVFYTALYHALLAPNLFSDGDGRYRGMDGKVHALSKGQRAQYANYSGWDVYRSQLQLVTLLQPQVGSDIAQSLLNQADQNGGVWDRWTHLTGATGVMNGDPSPPSVAAIHAFGGRSFDLKRAYASLKQAATVPTERDLSRRGCPVLCVGQRPGLDQWMALKYMPVGAPGWGTASDTLEMAAADFGLAELASAAGDKQGAALFRERSGWWRNLYNPKATAQAGYIQPRNADGSWPAFDPASDEEFVEGSGAQYLWMVPFDPAGLIATLGGREAAIQRLDAFFRKDNGDWAVTKSGPLHAELDNEPSVAAPWLYNFVGQPWKTQETVRQAMRQIWTNAPEGMPGNDDLGQMSSWYVWSALGLYPLYPGRADLVIGSPLFRKAVIQRPGATLTVTASGAAMDAPYVQGLRVNGKSSDASWLPASFVQKGGTLDFKLGTTRNTQWGTATLPPSYGPE; the protein is encoded by the coding sequence GTGCACCGTACGATGCTGGCTGCTGCTTCGCTTGTCCTGACCGCCGCGCCCTGCGCCCTGCAGGCCGCCGACCTCGCCGCCGAGGTCAATCCCTTCATCGGCACCACCAACGCCGGCAACGTGTATCCGGGTCCGTCGGTCCCGTTCGGCATGGTCGCCTTCAGCCCTGAAATGACCCCGCTGCCCGGCAAGCGCTTCGCGTTCGCGGCGCCCGGCGGCTACGAGTGGCGCGGCAATGGCGTGCGCGGCTTCAGCCTGACCCATGTGTCCGGCACCGGCTGCACCGGCGCCAGTGGCGACATCCCGATCATGCCGGTCACCAGCAAGGTGGAGCTGTCGCCGTCCTCGGCCGACGCCGCCCTGCGCTATGCCAGCGTGCTCGACCACAAGCGCGAAAGCGCCAGCCCCGGCGCCTATACGCTCACCCTCGACAACGGCGTGGTGGTGAACCTGGGCGCCACCGCGCGCACCGCCGTGGGGCAGTTCCAGTTCCCCGCCGACAAGCCGGCAAACCTGCTGTTCCGCACCTCCGACAGCGAAGTGGGCAGCACCGATTCCAGCATCGTGATCGACCCGGCCACGCGCACCGTGCGCGGCTCGGTGACCGCGGGCAACTTCTGCGGTTACCTCGCCGAAGACCGTCGCGAGAGCTATTACACCCTGCATTTCGTCGCCGAATTCGATCAGCCGTTCGAAGTGGGTGGCACCTGGCGCGACGACACCGTGCAGCCCGGCGCGCGCGAAGGCGGCGGTGGCACCACCTACGGCACACAGGGCCATCCGCCGGTCGGCAAGGGCGCCGGCGGCTGGATCCAGTTCGACCCCAAGCGCAGTCCGACCGTGACCGCACGCATCGGCATCTCGTATGTCGACGAAGCCGGCGCGCGCGCCAACCTGCGCCGCGAAAGCCCGGCCGGCACCACCGTGGCCGCGACCCAGGCCGCCACCCGTGCCGAATGGAACAAGACGCTGGGGCAGGTCCGCGTGGAAGGCGGCACGCCCGACGAGCGCACCGTGTTCTACACCGCGCTGTACCACGCGCTGCTCGCGCCGAACCTGTTCAGTGACGGCGACGGCCGTTACCGCGGCATGGACGGCAAGGTCCATGCGTTGTCCAAGGGCCAGCGCGCGCAGTACGCCAATTATTCCGGCTGGGACGTGTACCGCTCGCAGCTGCAGCTGGTGACCCTGCTGCAACCGCAGGTGGGTTCGGACATCGCGCAGTCGCTGCTCAACCAGGCCGACCAGAACGGCGGCGTGTGGGACCGCTGGACCCACCTGACCGGCGCTACTGGCGTCATGAACGGCGATCCCTCGCCGCCATCGGTGGCCGCGATCCATGCCTTTGGTGGACGCAGCTTCGACCTGAAGCGCGCCTACGCTTCGCTGAAGCAGGCGGCCACCGTGCCGACCGAACGCGACCTCAGTCGCCGCGGCTGCCCGGTGCTGTGCGTGGGCCAGCGCCCGGGCCTGGACCAGTGGATGGCGCTGAAGTACATGCCAGTGGGTGCGCCGGGCTGGGGCACCGCGTCGGACACGCTTGAAATGGCCGCTGCCGATTTCGGCCTGGCCGAGCTGGCCAGCGCCGCCGGCGACAAGCAGGGCGCTGCGCTGTTCCGCGAACGCTCCGGCTGGTGGCGCAACCTCTACAACCCGAAGGCGACCGCGCAGGCCGGATACATCCAGCCGCGCAACGCCGACGGCAGCTGGCCGGCATTCGATCCCGCCTCGGACGAGGAGTTCGTGGAAGGCAGCGGCGCGCAGTACCTGTGGATGGTGCCGTTCGACCCGGCCGGGCTGATCGCCACGTTGGGTGGTCGTGAAGCGGCGATCCAGCGCCTGGATGCGTTCTTCCGCAAGGATAATGGCGATTGGGCGGTGACCAAGTCCGGCCCGTTGCATGCCGAGCTGGACAACGAACCGTCGGTTGCCGCGCCGTGGCTGTACAACTTCGTCGGGCAGCCGTGGAAGACCCAGGAGACCGTGCGCCAGGCGATGCGCCAGATCTGGACCAACGCACCGGAAGGCATGCCGGGCAATGACGACCTCGGCCAGATGTCGTCGTGGTACGTGTGGTCCGCGCTCGGCCTGTACCCGCTGTATCCGGGTCGCGCCGACCTGGTGATCGGCAGCCCGCTGTTCCGCAAGGCGGTCATCCAGCGTCCGGGCGCCACCTTGACCGTGACCGCCAGCGGCGCGGCGATGGATGCGCCGTACGTGCAGGGCCTGCGCGTAAACGGAAAGTCGAGCGACGCCAGCTGGCTGCCGGCCAGCTTCGTGCAGAAAGGCGGTACGCTGGACTTCAAGCTGGGCACCACGCGCAACACGCAGTGGGGCACGGCCACGCTGCCGCCTTCTTACGGACCGGAATGA
- a CDS encoding patatin-like phospholipase family protein: protein MQDDPRPSRAKVGLPRLLALMAAIFLPLAASAQPATPDADPQRHSERPRTCLVLGGGGARGAAHIGVLKVLERERVPVDCIVGTSMGAVVGGLYASGYSADEIETVLDGIDWAEVLRDKPPRNERSMRRKEDDLRLLGGVEVGVSNGKIAFPRGLIQGQKLEMLLRRLLLPTWQVRDFDQLPIPFRAVATDIVTGDKVVFSEGDMALAIRASMSVPGVFAPVRYQGRLLVDGGVVDNLPIDEARKLGAQRLIVVRVGTPLMDEERLDSPLAISHQMAGVLMKRVVDAQLATLGPQDLLITPPLGTMGSQDFNHSPQAVGVGEQAAQAEVTAIERYQVSPRQYAAFQQQHRPPAFEAPIVAFVDVLRGETRTPRVIEQRLQPQLGQPLQPETIERQVALTYGEGRYEQVQWRLDDREGELGLVIAPQDKRWGPDFLHFALRLSDDFNGTSNYQLISEYTKTGLSEQGAELKLRAGLGEVEELFAEYYHPFGGSGRHALSTYARYRATDLDLVLEQGGSLAQYRYSQWYGGLRWAYSPHPDWEFATFLERGQERARLDIGNPTQLGNYRADMGSVGWQLRHDSIDSSAFPSRGQRLSLTRQHYLGALGTDNPAAVTRLQWDGAWSHGRNRWLGGVRASSAHGGDDLLATYGFLGGLGNLSGYPEESIFAPQTALARMVYYRRVAHADSLLTIPLYVGGSLEWGGYWAARDQVDTDGMQSAGSIFVGADTFLGPVFLGYGRAEGGHDAFYLTFGSLLRTLDGF, encoded by the coding sequence ATGCAGGATGACCCGCGTCCGTCGCGTGCCAAGGTGGGGCTGCCCCGCCTTCTGGCACTCATGGCGGCGATCTTCCTGCCGCTGGCCGCGTCGGCCCAGCCGGCCACGCCAGACGCCGACCCACAGCGCCATTCCGAACGCCCGCGCACCTGCCTGGTCCTCGGCGGTGGCGGCGCGCGCGGCGCGGCGCATATCGGCGTGCTCAAAGTGCTGGAGCGCGAACGCGTGCCGGTGGATTGCATCGTCGGCACGTCGATGGGCGCGGTGGTCGGAGGCCTGTACGCCTCCGGGTACTCGGCCGATGAGATCGAGACGGTGCTGGATGGCATCGACTGGGCCGAAGTACTGCGCGACAAGCCGCCGCGCAACGAACGCAGCATGCGTCGCAAGGAAGACGACCTGCGCCTGCTCGGCGGGGTCGAAGTGGGGGTCAGCAACGGCAAGATTGCCTTCCCGCGTGGGCTGATCCAGGGCCAGAAGCTGGAAATGCTGCTGCGTCGCCTGCTGCTGCCGACCTGGCAGGTGCGCGATTTCGACCAGCTGCCAATCCCGTTCCGCGCGGTAGCCACCGACATCGTCACCGGCGACAAGGTGGTGTTTTCCGAAGGCGACATGGCGCTGGCGATCCGCGCCAGCATGTCGGTGCCCGGCGTGTTCGCGCCGGTGCGCTACCAGGGCCGCCTGCTGGTCGACGGCGGCGTGGTCGACAACCTGCCCATCGACGAAGCGCGCAAGCTCGGGGCCCAGCGCCTGATCGTGGTGCGTGTCGGCACGCCGCTGATGGATGAAGAACGGCTGGATTCGCCGCTGGCGATCAGCCACCAGATGGCCGGCGTGCTGATGAAGCGCGTGGTCGACGCGCAGCTGGCCACGCTGGGTCCGCAGGACCTGCTGATCACCCCGCCGCTGGGCACGATGGGCAGCCAGGACTTCAACCATTCCCCACAGGCGGTGGGCGTCGGCGAGCAGGCGGCGCAGGCCGAAGTGACCGCTATTGAACGCTACCAGGTCAGCCCACGGCAGTACGCGGCCTTCCAGCAACAGCATCGGCCGCCCGCGTTCGAAGCACCCATCGTCGCATTCGTCGACGTGCTGCGCGGCGAAACCCGCACCCCGCGCGTGATCGAACAACGCCTGCAGCCGCAACTGGGCCAGCCGCTGCAGCCGGAGACGATCGAGCGCCAGGTAGCGTTGACCTATGGCGAAGGCCGGTACGAACAGGTGCAGTGGCGACTGGACGACCGCGAAGGCGAGCTCGGGCTGGTGATCGCCCCGCAGGACAAACGCTGGGGACCGGATTTCCTGCACTTCGCGCTGCGCCTGTCCGACGATTTCAACGGCACCAGCAATTACCAGTTGATCAGCGAGTACACGAAAACCGGCCTGAGCGAGCAGGGCGCCGAATTGAAGCTGCGCGCGGGCCTGGGCGAAGTCGAAGAACTGTTCGCCGAGTACTACCACCCGTTCGGGGGCAGTGGCCGCCACGCACTGTCCACGTATGCGCGTTACCGTGCCACCGACCTGGACCTGGTACTGGAGCAGGGCGGCTCGCTGGCGCAATATCGCTACAGCCAGTGGTACGGTGGCCTGCGCTGGGCGTACTCACCGCATCCGGACTGGGAATTCGCCACCTTCCTCGAGCGTGGCCAGGAGCGCGCGCGACTGGATATCGGCAATCCGACCCAGCTGGGCAACTACCGCGCCGACATGGGCAGCGTGGGCTGGCAGCTGCGGCACGATTCCATCGACAGTTCCGCCTTCCCCAGCCGCGGCCAGCGCCTGTCGCTGACCCGCCAGCACTACCTGGGTGCGCTGGGCACCGACAACCCGGCAGCCGTCACCCGCCTGCAGTGGGACGGTGCCTGGTCGCACGGCCGGAATCGTTGGCTGGGCGGCGTGCGCGCGTCATCCGCGCACGGCGGTGACGACCTGCTCGCCACCTACGGCTTCCTGGGCGGACTCGGCAACCTGTCCGGCTACCCCGAAGAATCGATCTTTGCCCCGCAGACCGCGCTGGCCCGGATGGTGTACTACCGCCGCGTGGCCCACGCCGATTCCCTGCTGACCATTCCGCTGTACGTGGGCGGCAGCCTGGAGTGGGGCGGCTACTGGGCCGCGCGCGACCAGGTGGACACCGACGGCATGCAAAGCGCCGGCAGCATCTTCGTCGGCGCCGACACCTTCCTCGGCCCGGTGTTCCTGGGCTACGGCCGCGCCGAAGGCGGGCACGACGCGTTCTACCTCACGTTCGGGTCGTTGTTGCGGACGCTGGACGGGTTCTAG
- a CDS encoding HipA family kinase, whose protein sequence is MRTVHALRYITPLREGGSLPAVVETDDEGMVVLKFRGAGQGPKALIAELIAGEMARTLGLPIPEIMFVELDREFARTEPDPEIQDLIRASEGLNLGSDYLPGAINYDPAAMPVDADLASRIVWLDAFISNVDRTARNPNLMVWHRRLYLIDHGAAMYFHHDWANAGDACEKPFVLIRDQVLLPFASKIAEVDAELAALLPDAEIERIVNLVPDSWLVDEPAFDSPAAYRQGYIDYLKCRLQARAAFVQEAVRAHAAYV, encoded by the coding sequence TTGCGTACCGTCCACGCGCTCCGTTACATCACCCCGCTCCGCGAGGGTGGCTCCCTGCCCGCCGTGGTCGAGACCGACGACGAGGGCATGGTCGTGCTCAAGTTCCGTGGCGCCGGCCAAGGGCCGAAGGCGCTCATCGCCGAGCTGATCGCCGGTGAGATGGCGCGGACGCTGGGCCTGCCGATCCCCGAAATCATGTTCGTGGAGCTGGACCGCGAGTTCGCCCGTACCGAACCGGATCCGGAAATCCAGGACCTGATCCGTGCCAGCGAAGGGCTGAATCTGGGTAGCGATTACCTGCCCGGCGCGATCAATTACGACCCGGCCGCGATGCCGGTGGACGCCGACCTGGCCTCGCGCATCGTGTGGCTGGATGCGTTCATCAGCAACGTGGACCGCACCGCGCGCAACCCGAACCTGATGGTGTGGCATCGCAGGTTGTATCTGATCGACCACGGTGCGGCGATGTACTTCCACCACGACTGGGCCAACGCGGGTGACGCCTGCGAAAAGCCGTTCGTGCTGATCCGCGACCAGGTGCTGCTGCCGTTCGCGTCGAAGATCGCCGAGGTGGACGCCGAACTGGCGGCACTGCTGCCGGACGCGGAGATCGAGCGCATCGTGAACCTGGTGCCGGACAGCTGGCTGGTAGACGAGCCAGCGTTCGACAGCCCTGCCGCGTATCGCCAGGGGTACATCGATTACCTGAAGTGCCGCCTGCAGGCGCGCGCCGCGTTCGTACAGGAGGCCGTCCGTGCCCACGCTGCATACGTATGA
- a CDS encoding DUF3037 domain-containing protein produces MPTLHTYDYAVIRVVPRVEREEFINVGVIVSCPGAKHLQAAIEIDPVRMQAFAPSLDVEALQPWLDAIVAICRGDATAGPIAQLPARSRFHFLTAKRSSIVQMSSTHVGRTADPQGVVEHLMRKMVRVV; encoded by the coding sequence GTGCCCACGCTGCATACGTATGACTATGCGGTCATCCGCGTGGTACCGCGGGTGGAGCGCGAAGAGTTCATCAACGTCGGGGTCATCGTGTCCTGCCCGGGCGCGAAGCACCTGCAGGCCGCGATTGAGATCGACCCGGTGCGGATGCAGGCGTTCGCACCGTCGCTGGATGTGGAAGCGCTGCAGCCGTGGCTGGATGCGATTGTGGCGATCTGTCGCGGCGATGCCACGGCCGGTCCGATCGCGCAGCTGCCCGCACGGTCGCGCTTCCATTTCCTGACTGCAAAGCGCAGTTCCATCGTGCAGATGTCGAGCACGCATGTGGGGCGCACGGCGGACCCGCAGGGCGTGGTGGAGCATCTGATGCGGAAGATGGTGCGGGTGGTGTGA